Part of the Pseudodesulfovibrio hydrargyri genome is shown below.
CGAATGGTGGCAGACGACGCAGTCTTCCAGGCCGGCCTTTTCGTTGTGCGCGTCATGCATGAAGGGCACGCGGGGGCGTTCGAGCTTGGCGAAGCCGTCCGCGGGCACCTGGGTCATGTCGTCCTGGGAAAAGGCCGCGGGGGCCATGTACGCGACGACCAGCAGGATGACGGTCAGCAGGGAGGCCGCGAGCGTGAAGGTGTTCTTTTTCATGGCGTCCTCCTAGACTTCCGGTTTTTCCATCAGTTCGTAAATGAGGTCACTGACGAACTTGCCGTGCATTCCGAGATCGTAGTAGCCGATCAGGTCTTCGATGCCGCCGTGGCAGTTGTGGCAGGGGATGACCACGTCGTGCACGCCGGTCGCCTTGAGCTGTTCTGCCTTGATGCGGTTGCCGGTCATGCGGGTGTTCTTGAACGGCGGCCCGCAGTTGATCACGCCGCCGCCCGCGCAGCAGCAGTAGTTGTGCTCGCGGTTGGGGGTCATCTCGACCACTTCCTTGCACAGGAAGTGGACCACGTCGCGCAGCTTGTCCATGAGGCCCTTGCCGCGGATGATGTTGCACGGGTCCTGGATGGTCACCGGGTTTTCGTACTGGTGGGTGATCTTGATCTTGCCCTCGTTGATCAGCTCCCAGTAGAACTCGATGGCGTGGTTGACCGGGACCGGCATCTTCTTGTGGCCGAGCCAGCGGTTGCCCATGTCGTAGACCGAGCGGAAGGCGTGGCCGCACTCGCCCATGACGATGCGCTTGACGCGCAGCTTCTGGGCCGATTCGTAGTGGGCGCGCTTGAGGCGGCCCATGTTTTCGTAGTCGCCCACGAACATGCACATGTCCGAGTTGTCCCAGCCCGGATGCGACGGCATGGTCCAGTCGATGCCGGCCGCGTTCATGATGGCCGCGGCCTGGTAGATCAGCTGGGTCCGGAACTTGGGCTCCGGGGCGATGACCGAGTAGTAGACCTCGGCCCCTTCCTTGTCCAACGGGATGCGCAGGTCCGGGAACTCGTCGCGGGCCTCGTCCTCCTGCCACTGCAGGGAGTCGATCCACTCGTCGTCCTTGACCCACATCTGGTTCATGGTCGAGGCGTGGGAGTGGGCGGTGTCGCGGATGTACTGCGGGACCACGTCCAGCAGGTAGCAGATGCGGCGCACCATGGACATGATGTAGCCGGTGTCGATGCCGATGGGACAGTAGTGGGCGCAACGCTTGCAGAGGTTGCACTCGGTGTAGGCCATCTGGGCCATCTGGTAGATCCGCTGGGGCGAGACCTTGCCCTTCTTGTCCATCAGTTCGTACATGGTCTCGGTGGCCTTGTTCACGGGCGAGTAGCTCGGGTCGGCGTCGTGGGACATGTAGTAGTGGCAGCCCTGCGAACAGAGGCCGCAGCGCATGCACGTCTCCCTGTACGCCCGGAGTTTGGCCCCGGTCTCACCTTTGAGCACCTGGTTGACCACCTTCTCGATCTTGTCGGCGGTCAACGCGGCGACGCCGGCTTCAAGGCCGACATCGGATATGATTCTGTCAGCTATGTGACTCATTATTCGTACCTCGCGTTACTGTGATGGTTTGGCCTACCAGTCATTGGCATGGCGGACGCCGCCGAACTCGGAACCCATGTACGCCCTGGTGAACAGGACGAACAGCGCGTGGCTCAGGCGGGTGAACGGGATCAGGGCGAGCAGCAGTTCCCCGGAGAGTACGTGCAGGGTGGTCATGACCAGGGGCGAGCCCACCTGATGGTAGGCCAGCACGCCGGTGATGAACGGCAGGGCCACGAGGATCAGGGCGAACCAGTCCTGGCAGCGGGTGACGCCCTTGACGTGCGGCAGCGCGAAGCGCCGGTACGCGAAGACCAGGCAGCAGGCCAGGGCCACGAAGCTGACGGTGTCGCCGAGGTGCGCGGGCAGGCTCGGGATGGAGATGCCGAACGCGGTGTCCCACAGGACCGCGTGCGCGCCCAGGAACACGGCCACCAACAGGAAGCAGAGGTGGAAGACGAAGGTGGTCACGGTCATCAGGGGATCGGACTTCCAGCCCATGGACTTGAACGGGATCATCCACACCAGGATGGAGCGGAGCCCGTAGTACCAGCTCATGTAGGCGATGGAGGAGCCGTCCTTGGCCTTGGCCAGCGAATACATGCTGACCAACCGGTAGATGGCGCCCAGGATGAAGATGCCGAAGGCGATCCAGGCGAGGGGGCCGGTGGCGAAGACATAGAAATCAGTCATATCTGCTCCCCCTTAGAAGTCGCATACTTCCGCGACGATGCGGACGTAGCTGTTGTTCTCGATGGCGCGGATGAGCACCTTGGCGCCGTCCTCGCTGAAGATCGGGGGCCACACGGCGTCGAAGTCCCGTTCAAAGGACTTGCCGTTG
Proteins encoded:
- the tmcA gene encoding acidic tetraheme cytochrome c3 TmcA, encoding MKKNTFTLAASLLTVILLVVAYMAPAAFSQDDMTQVPADGFAKLERPRVPFMHDAHNEKAGLEDCVVCHHSKNDDGTRNMEESSEGEPCSSCHAEKRDDGGTPLMRAYHLQCQGCHKEQGKGPVACAECHPKS
- the tmcB gene encoding electron transfer complex ferredoxin TmcB, producing the protein MSHIADRIISDVGLEAGVAALTADKIEKVVNQVLKGETGAKLRAYRETCMRCGLCSQGCHYYMSHDADPSYSPVNKATETMYELMDKKGKVSPQRIYQMAQMAYTECNLCKRCAHYCPIGIDTGYIMSMVRRICYLLDVVPQYIRDTAHSHASTMNQMWVKDDEWIDSLQWQEDEARDEFPDLRIPLDKEGAEVYYSVIAPEPKFRTQLIYQAAAIMNAAGIDWTMPSHPGWDNSDMCMFVGDYENMGRLKRAHYESAQKLRVKRIVMGECGHAFRSVYDMGNRWLGHKKMPVPVNHAIEFYWELINEGKIKITHQYENPVTIQDPCNIIRGKGLMDKLRDVVHFLCKEVVEMTPNREHNYCCCAGGGVINCGPPFKNTRMTGNRIKAEQLKATGVHDVVIPCHNCHGGIEDLIGYYDLGMHGKFVSDLIYELMEKPEV
- the tmcC gene encoding TmcC family electron transfer complex membrane anchor subunit produces the protein MTDFYVFATGPLAWIAFGIFILGAIYRLVSMYSLAKAKDGSSIAYMSWYYGLRSILVWMIPFKSMGWKSDPLMTVTTFVFHLCFLLVAVFLGAHAVLWDTAFGISIPSLPAHLGDTVSFVALACCLVFAYRRFALPHVKGVTRCQDWFALILVALPFITGVLAYHQVGSPLVMTTLHVLSGELLLALIPFTRLSHALFVLFTRAYMGSEFGGVRHANDW